In a genomic window of Rhodothermaceae bacterium:
- a CDS encoding cysteine--tRNA ligase, translated as MNREFRLFNTLTGKVEPLSLIEPDHLRFYSCGPTVYSYAHIGNFRSFLTADLILRTARALGWKTTYVTNITDVGHLTNDDTMDSSGEDRMARALRSSEGNRFANVWDLSRHYSSALQSDWQTLNLLEPDVQPRATEHIREQIQTIERLLSCGTAYQTSSGVYFSVESFPDYGKLSGNKAAEALELAVRDVVVDPEKKDPRDFALWKKDAEHLMQWYSPWGWGFPGWHIECSVMAQAYLGDEIDLHTGGEDLIFPHHECEIAQAEALTGRTFSRHWVHTRFLQVEGKKMAKRLGNFLTVKNLVHERGVPPLAVRLALISGQYRKPFNFTFATLRDSERHVKRFQEAFEMVKEAHDRGTKDAAVVAESLESRRQAVLNALLDDLNTPAAIAQALDGVRTIRKHKNELGTRSYQFMKEVSDLLGIVPQTAELQGTAQNGVSAASENLEQELSSDPQTNVIEQLIQARTAARKARDFSTADRIRDELLAMNIEIKDGPSGTSWHKKSNI; from the coding sequence ATGAACCGAGAATTCCGACTTTTCAACACCCTTACCGGCAAGGTTGAGCCTCTGTCTCTGATTGAACCCGATCATTTACGCTTCTACAGCTGCGGCCCAACAGTCTATTCCTATGCACATATCGGCAACTTCCGGTCTTTTCTGACCGCAGACCTTATTTTGCGAACTGCTCGGGCACTTGGCTGGAAGACAACCTATGTCACGAATATCACCGACGTGGGGCATCTCACCAATGACGACACCATGGACTCCTCCGGGGAAGACCGGATGGCTCGTGCACTGCGATCCTCCGAGGGGAACCGGTTCGCAAACGTATGGGACCTGAGCCGCCACTACTCGTCTGCCCTTCAATCTGACTGGCAGACGCTGAATCTGTTGGAGCCGGATGTCCAGCCTCGGGCGACCGAACATATCCGGGAGCAGATCCAAACTATCGAGAGACTTTTATCCTGCGGAACTGCGTACCAAACATCATCCGGTGTGTACTTCTCAGTTGAAAGCTTCCCGGACTACGGAAAACTTTCCGGCAATAAGGCTGCAGAAGCACTGGAACTTGCGGTACGTGATGTGGTCGTAGATCCCGAAAAAAAAGATCCGCGCGATTTTGCACTATGGAAAAAAGATGCAGAACATCTGATGCAATGGTACAGTCCATGGGGATGGGGATTCCCCGGATGGCATATCGAGTGCTCAGTCATGGCACAGGCCTACCTTGGAGATGAAATTGACCTGCATACCGGGGGAGAAGATCTGATTTTCCCGCATCACGAATGCGAGATTGCCCAGGCAGAAGCATTGACTGGACGTACATTCTCCAGACATTGGGTGCACACGCGCTTCCTTCAGGTAGAAGGGAAAAAAATGGCCAAGCGACTTGGGAATTTTCTCACTGTCAAAAACCTAGTACATGAGCGTGGTGTTCCCCCGCTCGCAGTGCGCCTCGCACTGATCAGCGGACAATACCGTAAGCCCTTTAACTTCACTTTTGCAACACTTCGGGACAGCGAACGACATGTAAAACGGTTTCAAGAAGCCTTTGAAATGGTGAAAGAGGCACACGACCGCGGCACAAAAGATGCAGCTGTCGTTGCGGAAAGCCTTGAAAGCAGACGCCAAGCCGTTCTGAATGCATTACTTGACGATCTAAATACGCCTGCTGCAATTGCTCAGGCGTTAGACGGCGTGCGTACAATCCGAAAGCACAAGAATGAACTCGGCACCCGAAGCTATCAGTTCATGAAAGAGGTTTCAGACTTGTTGGGTATTGTACCTCAAACTGCAGAGCTTCAGGGTACGGCCCAAAATGGGGTCTCAGCAGCCAGCGAGAATCTCGAACAAGAATTGTCATCGGATCCACAAACAAACGTGATTGAACAGCTGATCCAAGCACGTACAGCTGCACGAAAAGCGCGCGACTTTTCTACAGCTGACAGAATTCGTGATGAACTACTCGCGATGAACATTGAAATTAAGGACGGCCCAAGTGGCACCTCGTGGCATAAAAAAAGCAATATCTAA